A single window of Sparus aurata chromosome 22, fSpaAur1.1, whole genome shotgun sequence DNA harbors:
- the LOC115574552 gene encoding uncharacterized protein LOC115574552 isoform X2 → MLTCTVLSYSGCGYTVQWLYDDNMDGVETVQLRCSARVTYKPPHLNNKSNYHKLPECEVTDDQSGQTLLWKVNSGSKTSSAEDDTPPQLGVHPWFGKCTAYFLEENSSSLLNLQDVEVRWRFIIVSVVLSALLISVVTVNMWTRTKGNKTQREENREHDDEDEDEGTVVYENTGEPSASVRLH, encoded by the exons ATGTTGACCTGCACTGTGTTGTCATATAGTGGATGTGGATACACAGTGCAGTGGCTGTATGATGATAATATGGATGGAGTGGAGACAGTGCAGCTTCGCTGTTCTGCCAGGGTGACATATAAACCTCCTCATCTTAATAACAAGTCAAACTATCACAAGTTACCTGAGTGTGAAGTGACAGATGATCAGAGTGGACAGACGCTGCTGTGGAAAGTTAACTCAG GAAGCAAGACATCATCTGCAGAGGACGACACTCCACCACAACTAG GTGTTCATCCCTGGTTTGGTAAGTGTACTGCTTATTTCCTGGAGGAGAACAGTTCTTCCCTGCTAAACCTACAAGACGTCGAAG ttaGGTGGCGGTTCATCATTGTGTCTGTGGTTTTGTCAGCACTCTTAATAAGTGTTGTTACAGTCAACATGTGGACGAGAACTAAAG ggaacaaaacacagagggaaGAAAACAGG GAgcatgatgatgaagatgaagatgaaggtaCAGTGGTCTATGAAAACACCGGAGAGCCGTCTGCCTCCGTCAGACTCCACTGA
- the LOC115574552 gene encoding uncharacterized protein LOC115574552 isoform X1 yields the protein MIIRRETEEGERQRIMMVQFKWIQMSLFVTGMLQFTAVTGLNYVSVTARVGDKATLPCANVINTQDKCDSTSWLGSCYEGESAKQLVNLGRISKMEKLQAGDRDMLTCTVLSYSGCGYTVQWLYDDNMDGVETVQLRCSARVTYKPPHLNNKSNYHKLPECEVTDDQSGQTLLWKVNSGSKTSSAEDDTPPQLGVHPWFGKCTAYFLEENSSSLLNLQDVEVRWRFIIVSVVLSALLISVVTVNMWTRTKGNKTQREENREHDDEDEDEGTVVYENTGEPSASVRLH from the exons ATGATCataagaagagagacagaagaaggagagagacagagaatcATGATGGTCCAGTTCAAATGGattcaaatgtctttatttgtgaCAGGGATGCTTCAGTTCACAG CAGTAACTGGACTGAATTACGTCTCCGTCACTGCCAGAGTTGGAGATAAAGCCACTTTGCCTTGTGCCAATGTGATCAATACTCAGGACAAATGTGACAGTACTTCTTGGCTTGGCAGTTGTTATGAAGGGGAATCAGCAAAACAGCTGGTAAATCTTGGGCGGATCAGTAAAA TGGAGAAACTACAGGCGGGTGATAGAGACATGTTGACCTGCACTGTGTTGTCATATAGTGGATGTGGATACACAGTGCAGTGGCTGTATGATGATAATATGGATGGAGTGGAGACAGTGCAGCTTCGCTGTTCTGCCAGGGTGACATATAAACCTCCTCATCTTAATAACAAGTCAAACTATCACAAGTTACCTGAGTGTGAAGTGACAGATGATCAGAGTGGACAGACGCTGCTGTGGAAAGTTAACTCAG GAAGCAAGACATCATCTGCAGAGGACGACACTCCACCACAACTAG GTGTTCATCCCTGGTTTGGTAAGTGTACTGCTTATTTCCTGGAGGAGAACAGTTCTTCCCTGCTAAACCTACAAGACGTCGAAG ttaGGTGGCGGTTCATCATTGTGTCTGTGGTTTTGTCAGCACTCTTAATAAGTGTTGTTACAGTCAACATGTGGACGAGAACTAAAG ggaacaaaacacagagggaaGAAAACAGG GAgcatgatgatgaagatgaagatgaaggtaCAGTGGTCTATGAAAACACCGGAGAGCCGTCTGCCTCCGTCAGACTCCACTGA